From Bacillus sp. Bos-x628, the proteins below share one genomic window:
- a CDS encoding YtoQ family protein → MQLTVYLAGEIHSQWRDEIKEKSQSLKLPVTFVGPMEHHDRSDNIGEEILGEQPNAILKDDAASDLNNFRTEILLNKADVVIARFGEKYKQWNTAMDASSAIAKGKPLILIRPKELHHPLKELSNKANITVETVNQAIKALSYVFEQQ, encoded by the coding sequence ATGCAATTAACCGTATATTTAGCAGGAGAAATTCATAGCCAATGGCGTGATGAAATCAAGGAGAAAAGTCAATCTTTAAAGCTACCAGTTACATTCGTTGGTCCAATGGAACATCATGATCGTTCAGACAACATCGGCGAAGAAATCCTCGGAGAGCAGCCAAATGCAATATTGAAAGATGATGCCGCTTCTGATTTAAACAATTTTCGTACAGAAATTTTGTTAAACAAGGCAGATGTCGTCATTGCTCGCTTCGGTGAAAAATATAAACAGTGGAATACCGCAATGGATGCGTCATCTGCCATCGCCAAAGGGAAGCCGCTCATTTTGATACGCCCAAAAGAACTGCACCATCCATTAAAAGAGTTGTCAAACAAAGCCAATATCACGGTCGAAACAGTGAATCAAGCAATCAAGGCGTTATCATACGTCTTCGAACAACAATAA
- a CDS encoding MBL fold metallo-hydrolase → METMKIGEIELVWLNGGDTHMDGGAMFGVVPKPLWSKKYPVNDRNQIELRCDPILIRWNGLHMLVDSGIGSGKLTDKQKRNYGVTEETKVEESLATLGLQPTDINKVLMTHLHFDHASGLTKWEGDKLVSVFKNAEIITSAIEWDEMRQPNIRSKNTYWKENWEPVSDQVVTFEQSLDVTDGIQMHHTGGHSNGHSILTLTSNGETAIHLADIMPTHAHRNPLWVLAYDDYPMTSIPAKQKWQAFAEEKDAWYLFYHDAIYRAVKWDQEGHLTHKVKRAKGV, encoded by the coding sequence GTGGAAACAATGAAAATAGGTGAAATTGAGTTGGTCTGGTTAAACGGGGGAGATACTCACATGGACGGGGGTGCTATGTTTGGTGTAGTGCCAAAGCCTTTATGGTCGAAAAAATACCCTGTAAACGATCGAAACCAAATTGAGTTGCGATGTGATCCCATTCTCATTAGATGGAATGGTCTTCATATGTTAGTAGATTCGGGCATCGGATCAGGTAAACTGACTGATAAACAAAAACGAAATTATGGTGTCACAGAGGAGACAAAAGTTGAAGAATCACTTGCCACTCTAGGCCTTCAGCCAACAGATATCAATAAGGTATTAATGACACATCTACATTTTGATCATGCTAGCGGGTTAACCAAATGGGAGGGAGACAAGCTCGTTTCTGTCTTCAAAAATGCAGAGATTATCACGTCAGCTATCGAATGGGATGAAATGAGACAACCGAATATCCGTTCAAAAAATACATATTGGAAAGAAAACTGGGAGCCAGTATCTGATCAGGTGGTCACATTTGAGCAGAGTCTCGACGTGACAGACGGTATTCAAATGCATCATACAGGCGGGCATAGCAACGGACACAGTATCTTAACACTGACAAGTAACGGAGAAACAGCCATTCATTTAGCTGATATCATGCCGACACATGCGCATAGAAATCCACTTTGGGTGCTTGCATATGATGATTATCCAATGACCTCAATACCAGCCAAACAAAAGTGGCAAGCATTTGCTGAAGAAAAAGATGCGTGGTATTTGTTTTATCATGATGCCATTTATCGCGCTGTCAAGTGGGATCAAGAAGGACACCTCACACATAAAGTCAAAAGAGCAAAAGGGGTATAA
- a CDS encoding PepSY domain-containing protein — translation MKLKHVLIGASIGVAAAIVAKKVCFPTYISSEKALKIVKSAFKQRGPIDGSWIYTVPEPYTVNGETIDVYKSGITRSAFGELEQYEVMIDAKTGMIVDVIDSVA, via the coding sequence TTGAAATTAAAACATGTTCTGATTGGTGCGAGTATTGGCGTAGCCGCTGCAATTGTTGCAAAAAAAGTATGTTTCCCTACGTATATCTCGTCTGAAAAAGCGTTAAAAATTGTAAAATCTGCTTTTAAACAGCGCGGCCCGATTGATGGCTCTTGGATTTATACTGTACCAGAGCCGTATACCGTAAATGGTGAAACAATTGATGTATACAAATCTGGCATTACCCGCTCTGCCTTTGGCGAGCTTGAACAGTACGAAGTGATGATTGATGCAAAAACCGGTATGATCGTTGATGTCATTGATTCTGTCGCTTGA
- a CDS encoding M42 family metallopeptidase, protein MNEETLSLFRNLTELQGTPGNEHHVRAFMKRELEKYADELIQDRLGGVFGIRKGPEKAPVVMVAGHMDEVGFMVSSITKNGMIRFQTLGAWWSQVMLAQRVDVHTDHGPIPGVVSSTPPHLLTPEQKSRSVKPSDMLIDIGADSAEEAKELGIRPGQQIVPATVFTPMANPKKILAKAWDNRYGCGLAIELLKELKDETLACQLYSGATVQEEVGLRGAEVAANMIKPDLFFALDASPANDVTGDKTQFGQLGKGTLLRIFDRTMLTHRGMRDFVLDTAETYNIPYQYFVSPGGTDAGRVHISNHGVPSAVIGVCARYIHTSHSVLHVDDYAAAKELIVRLVKSCDQSTVDTIYQNV, encoded by the coding sequence ATGAACGAAGAGACATTGTCGCTTTTCCGAAATTTAACAGAATTACAAGGAACCCCAGGTAATGAGCACCATGTGCGTGCTTTTATGAAACGCGAACTTGAGAAATATGCAGATGAATTGATCCAAGATCGACTTGGTGGTGTGTTTGGTATTCGGAAAGGACCAGAAAAAGCACCTGTCGTAATGGTTGCTGGTCATATGGATGAAGTTGGTTTTATGGTATCGTCGATTACAAAGAACGGAATGATTCGGTTTCAAACCCTTGGTGCCTGGTGGAGTCAGGTGATGCTTGCTCAACGTGTAGACGTCCACACAGATCACGGACCGATTCCAGGTGTCGTGTCAAGTACACCTCCTCACCTTCTGACACCAGAACAAAAAAGCAGATCTGTAAAGCCTTCAGATATGCTTATAGACATTGGTGCCGATAGTGCGGAAGAGGCGAAAGAGCTTGGCATTCGGCCAGGTCAGCAAATTGTGCCTGCCACTGTCTTTACCCCAATGGCCAATCCGAAAAAGATTTTAGCCAAGGCATGGGATAACCGATATGGCTGCGGACTCGCTATTGAATTATTAAAAGAGTTAAAAGACGAAACGCTTGCATGTCAGTTGTATTCAGGAGCAACTGTGCAGGAGGAAGTAGGACTAAGAGGTGCAGAAGTTGCTGCCAACATGATTAAGCCAGATCTTTTCTTTGCTTTAGACGCGAGTCCAGCAAATGACGTCACTGGTGATAAAACACAATTTGGACAGCTTGGAAAAGGCACACTTCTTCGTATTTTTGATCGAACGATGTTGACGCACCGGGGCATGAGAGACTTTGTGCTCGATACAGCAGAAACGTATAACATTCCATATCAATACTTCGTATCGCCTGGCGGTACTGACGCTGGACGTGTGCATATCTCTAACCATGGAGTACCGTCAGCTGTGATTGGTGTATGTGCCCGTTATATCCATACAAGTCATTCTGTTTTGCATGTGGATGATTATGCGGCAGCGAAAGAGTTAATCGTTCGTCTTGTAAAAAGCTGTGATCAAAGCACTGTGGATACCATTTATCAAAACGTTTAA
- the trmB gene encoding tRNA (guanosine(46)-N7)-methyltransferase TrmB — protein MRMRHKPWADDYLAENAHIALANPEQYKGKWHELFGNDHPIHIEVGTGKGSFIAGMSKLHPDINYIGIELFKSVIVTAVDKIKETDVQNVKLLNINADTLTDVFAEGEIDRVYLNFSDPWPKTRHEKRRLTFKAFLERYEHILCPGGELHFKTDNRGLFEYSLKSFSAYGLLLTYVSLDLHADGLEGNVMTEYEKKFSSMGQPIYRSEVKFPE, from the coding sequence TTGAGAATGCGGCATAAACCATGGGCTGATGATTATTTAGCTGAAAATGCTCATATTGCCCTAGCAAACCCTGAACAGTATAAAGGAAAATGGCACGAGCTGTTTGGAAATGATCATCCAATTCATATCGAAGTCGGTACAGGAAAAGGGAGCTTTATTGCTGGAATGAGCAAGCTTCATCCTGACATCAACTATATTGGCATTGAATTGTTTAAGAGCGTCATTGTAACAGCTGTAGATAAAATCAAAGAAACAGATGTCCAAAATGTGAAGCTGCTCAATATTAACGCAGACACGCTTACAGACGTGTTTGCCGAAGGTGAGATAGATCGAGTGTACTTAAATTTCTCTGATCCATGGCCAAAAACAAGACATGAAAAACGTAGATTGACCTTTAAAGCATTTTTAGAGCGATATGAACATATCCTCTGCCCAGGCGGTGAATTGCATTTCAAAACAGATAATCGCGGATTATTCGAATACTCCTTGAAGAGCTTTTCTGCTTACGGACTCCTCTTAACTTATGTGAGCCTTGATTTACATGCGGATGGACTAGAAGGAAATGTGATGACCGAATATGAAAAGAAATTCTCTTCTATGGGACAGCCCATCTATCGATCAGAAGTAAAGTTCCCAGAATAA
- a CDS encoding thioredoxin family protein, translated as MKKIESNEELQKVIQEDLTVLLFSADWCPDCTFIEPFLPEIEANYPEFEYFYVDRDQFIDTCAEWEIYGIPSFLVFKNGQEINRFVSKDRKTKEEIEAFLKDSLVK; from the coding sequence ATGAAAAAAATTGAATCAAACGAAGAATTACAAAAAGTTATTCAAGAAGACTTAACCGTATTACTATTCTCAGCTGACTGGTGCCCGGACTGCACATTTATTGAACCATTCTTGCCTGAGATTGAAGCAAATTATCCTGAATTCGAATACTTCTATGTCGACAGAGATCAGTTCATTGATACGTGTGCAGAGTGGGAAATTTACGGAATCCCAAGCTTTTTAGTCTTTAAAAACGGACAAGAGATCAACCGGTTTGTCAGCAAAGACCGTAAGACAAAGGAAGAGATTGAAGCATTTTTGAAAGATTCTCTTGTAAAATAG
- a CDS encoding DUF1444 domain-containing protein, translated as MANITPRQLANQLKSRLANDNWSHQFDREKDTLRIEDKQTGKGITLELPPIIAKWEVKPDETMDEIVYYVKEALSAMKGEAQHISGKEKQIYPVIRSTSFPETSSENIPLVYDEHTAETRIYYALDLGSTYRLIDENMLQKENWTKERIRETASFNVRSLETVVKTDEVAGNRFYFFRANDGYDASRLLNESILQEYAQKIEGQMAISVPHQDVFIIADVRNDSGYDILGQMSMSFFASGTVPITALSFLYDEGKLEPIFILAKKRPKQQ; from the coding sequence ATGGCTAACATCACACCGAGACAGCTTGCCAATCAATTGAAAAGCCGTCTTGCCAATGACAACTGGTCACACCAGTTTGACCGGGAAAAAGATACACTTCGTATTGAAGATAAACAAACAGGTAAAGGCATCACGCTTGAGCTCCCACCTATTATTGCGAAGTGGGAAGTAAAACCGGATGAAACGATGGATGAAATCGTCTATTATGTCAAAGAGGCACTGAGCGCAATGAAAGGCGAAGCCCAGCACATTTCAGGCAAAGAGAAACAAATTTATCCGGTCATTCGTTCGACTTCCTTTCCAGAGACATCAAGTGAAAATATTCCGCTCGTTTATGATGAGCATACTGCTGAAACAAGAATCTATTATGCACTTGATCTTGGAAGCACCTATCGGTTAATTGATGAGAACATGCTTCAAAAGGAAAACTGGACAAAAGAGCGAATCAGGGAAACCGCAAGCTTTAACGTCCGCTCACTTGAAACCGTGGTGAAAACGGATGAAGTGGCAGGCAATCGCTTTTATTTCTTCCGTGCGAATGACGGATACGATGCAAGCAGACTGTTAAATGAATCAATTTTACAAGAATACGCGCAAAAAATAGAGGGGCAGATGGCCATTTCTGTTCCCCATCAAGATGTATTCATTATTGCAGATGTTCGCAATGATTCAGGCTATGATATTTTAGGGCAAATGTCGATGAGCTTTTTTGCAAGCGGGACTGTTCCGATTACCGCACTGTCATTTTTATATGACGAGGGAAAGCTTGAACCGATCTTTATCCTTGCGAAAAAAAGACCAAAACAGCAGTAG
- a CDS encoding NAD-dependent malic enzyme, with protein sequence MNQFYRVHGQIIETTLRGMEVLSVPYLNKGVAFTKEEREELGLKGFLPPKVLTLEDQAKRAYEQFKAQPDALGKNIYLTALHDRNEVLFYKLLNEHLAEMLPIVYTPTVGTAIQRYSHEYRKPRGLYLSIDDLDEMEDIFASYGVNESIDLIVATDAEGILGIGDWGVGGIAISVGKLAVYTAAAGIDPSRVLAVVLDAGTNQESLLNDPLYVGNQHSRVRGERYDQFIDRYVELARATFPNALLHWEDFGTKNARAILEKYKDHICTFNDDIQGTGAVSLAAVLSCAKASKIPLKDHRIVIFGAGTAGIGIAEQIRDAIVREGVKEEESYGRFWCIDKNGLLTDDSTEILQFQKPYARTSEEVKDYARNGPKHSIDLLEVVKQAKPTILIGTSTVGGAFTEEIVKEMASHVERPAILPMSNPTPLSEAKPEDLIEWTEGRALVTTGSPFDPVEYNGVTYEIGQANNALVFPGLGLGTIVSKARLMTNSMFVASAEAIASMVNIGKPGAAMLPSVDQLRTVSATVAVRVAQAAIDEGVAQETPEDLIQAVQDAMWHPVYKKIKAI encoded by the coding sequence GTGAATCAATTTTATCGAGTACATGGTCAAATCATCGAGACGACATTAAGAGGGATGGAAGTCTTGTCTGTCCCTTATTTAAACAAAGGGGTCGCGTTTACAAAGGAAGAGCGGGAGGAGCTTGGTCTAAAAGGATTCCTACCGCCGAAGGTATTAACATTAGAAGATCAGGCAAAGCGTGCATACGAGCAGTTTAAAGCCCAGCCGGATGCGCTTGGCAAAAACATTTATTTAACGGCTCTTCACGACAGAAACGAAGTGCTGTTTTATAAATTATTAAATGAACATTTAGCTGAAATGCTTCCAATCGTATACACTCCGACAGTCGGTACTGCCATTCAGCGTTATAGTCATGAATATCGAAAACCAAGAGGTCTATATTTATCCATTGATGACCTTGACGAGATGGAAGATATTTTCGCCTCATATGGTGTGAATGAATCCATTGATTTAATCGTGGCAACGGATGCTGAAGGCATATTAGGCATCGGAGACTGGGGAGTCGGCGGAATTGCGATTTCTGTTGGGAAATTGGCTGTTTACACTGCGGCAGCAGGCATTGATCCTAGCCGTGTACTGGCGGTTGTACTTGATGCAGGAACGAATCAAGAGAGCCTGTTAAATGATCCGCTTTATGTCGGAAACCAGCATTCTCGTGTACGCGGTGAGCGCTATGACCAGTTTATTGATCGATATGTAGAGCTTGCACGAGCGACTTTTCCAAATGCCCTGCTTCACTGGGAAGACTTTGGCACAAAGAATGCACGCGCCATTTTGGAAAAATACAAGGATCATATATGTACATTTAATGATGATATTCAAGGAACTGGAGCAGTCTCACTTGCAGCAGTGCTATCTTGTGCAAAAGCATCAAAGATTCCGCTGAAAGACCATCGAATTGTCATTTTTGGAGCAGGTACAGCAGGAATAGGAATTGCTGAACAAATTCGTGATGCCATCGTGAGAGAGGGTGTCAAAGAAGAGGAATCATACGGGCGTTTTTGGTGCATTGATAAAAATGGATTACTCACAGATGATTCGACTGAAATACTACAGTTCCAAAAGCCATATGCAAGAACTTCTGAGGAAGTAAAGGACTATGCCCGTAATGGTCCAAAGCATTCGATTGATTTATTGGAGGTAGTGAAGCAGGCTAAACCAACCATTTTAATTGGAACATCTACAGTGGGCGGAGCATTCACTGAGGAAATCGTGAAAGAAATGGCGTCACACGTCGAGCGTCCAGCTATTTTACCAATGTCTAACCCGACACCTCTTTCAGAAGCGAAGCCAGAAGATCTGATCGAGTGGACAGAAGGACGTGCACTTGTGACAACAGGAAGTCCATTTGATCCTGTTGAATATAATGGGGTTACCTATGAAATTGGTCAGGCAAATAATGCTCTTGTCTTTCCTGGCCTTGGTCTTGGAACCATTGTGTCTAAAGCCCGTCTGATGACAAATAGCATGTTTGTTGCGAGTGCTGAAGCCATTGCCAGTATGGTGAATATCGGAAAACCGGGTGCGGCGATGCTGCCAAGTGTCGATCAGCTTCGAACGGTTTCAGCCACAGTGGCTGTCCGTGTGGCGCAAGCGGCCATTGACGAAGGCGTTGCACAAGAGACACCTGAGGATTTAATACAAGCTGTACAAGATGCAATGTGGCATCCAGTTTATAAAAAAATCAAAGCCATATAA
- a CDS encoding PTS sugar transporter subunit IIC, whose amino-acid sequence MTYLKRKGVSLSPKVYFIDALSYMALGLFATLVVGLILKTAGGLLSLSFVVKMGTLAMGLMGPAIGVAVAYRLNASPLIIFASVVSGAAGAELGGPAGSFVAALIGVELGKVVSGETRIDIILTPLITMMTGFMTAASIGPGIEAMMTGLGRLIMWGTDQSPLIMGMLVATIVGLALSSPISSAALALMLDLSGTAAGAATIGCCAQMIGFAVAGFRENRFGGLAAVGIGTSKLQLPNIVRNPLILIPPTIAGIILAPIGIIGFGMVNNAAGAGMGTSGLVGQLMTLTVMGFHPSVLLAIALLHIVGPAVISLVVSEWMRKKGYIQFGDLTIQTGGIKHEKN is encoded by the coding sequence ATGACTTATTTGAAAAGAAAGGGAGTTTCCCTTTCACCAAAGGTGTATTTCATTGATGCACTTTCTTATATGGCTTTAGGCTTATTCGCTACATTAGTGGTAGGGCTCATCTTAAAAACAGCAGGCGGGTTGTTATCGCTTTCGTTCGTCGTTAAAATGGGGACACTTGCGATGGGGCTAATGGGACCAGCCATTGGCGTAGCGGTTGCCTATCGCTTGAATGCTTCTCCGCTGATCATTTTTGCAAGTGTTGTCTCAGGTGCCGCAGGAGCTGAGCTTGGTGGACCTGCTGGTAGCTTTGTTGCTGCCTTAATTGGTGTAGAATTAGGCAAAGTTGTAAGTGGTGAGACAAGAATAGATATTATTTTAACACCGCTTATCACCATGATGACAGGGTTTATGACCGCTGCTTCTATCGGACCAGGCATTGAGGCCATGATGACAGGACTAGGTAGACTCATCATGTGGGGAACAGATCAAAGCCCGCTTATCATGGGCATGCTTGTGGCAACTATTGTAGGGCTCGCCCTTAGTTCACCGATCTCAAGTGCTGCGCTTGCGCTCATGCTTGATTTAAGCGGAACAGCTGCAGGTGCTGCAACGATTGGCTGCTGTGCTCAAATGATCGGCTTTGCTGTTGCAGGATTTAGAGAAAACCGCTTTGGCGGTCTCGCTGCTGTTGGCATTGGGACGTCAAAACTTCAGCTTCCAAACATTGTGAGAAATCCCCTCATATTAATACCGCCGACGATTGCAGGGATCATTCTTGCGCCAATTGGTATTATTGGTTTCGGTATGGTCAATAATGCGGCAGGAGCGGGCATGGGGACAAGCGGTCTTGTCGGACAATTAATGACACTCACTGTGATGGGGTTTCATCCGTCCGTCTTACTTGCGATTGCTCTCTTGCATATCGTTGGTCCGGCAGTGATTAGTTTGGTAGTATCAGAATGGATGAGAAAAAAGGGCTATATTCAATTCGGAGATTTGACCATACAAACAGGAGGAATCAAACATGAAAAAAATTGA
- the ytpR gene encoding YtpR family tRNA-binding protein, whose product MNVFYNAEGVGDTLLISIKEVTREQVDFERFGDVVRIFNQDTKETTGFNIFNASTYMKMKENGSVPLSETLVQDINEILSRNGVSETLTVDLSPKFVVGYVKEKKKHPNADKLSICQVDVGQETLQIVCGAPNVDQGQYVVVAKVGAVMPSGLVIKDAELRGVASSGMICSAKELGLPDAPSEKGILVLEGSYEAGEPFEG is encoded by the coding sequence ATGAACGTTTTTTATAATGCAGAGGGTGTGGGTGATACACTCCTTATTTCGATCAAAGAAGTGACAAGAGAACAAGTTGATTTTGAGAGATTTGGAGATGTTGTAAGAATTTTCAATCAAGACACAAAAGAAACGACCGGTTTTAATATTTTTAACGCTTCAACGTATATGAAAATGAAAGAAAATGGATCTGTGCCACTATCAGAGACACTTGTTCAAGATATCAATGAAATTTTAAGCCGTAACGGTGTGAGTGAAACATTAACGGTTGATTTATCACCAAAGTTTGTGGTCGGTTATGTGAAAGAAAAGAAAAAGCATCCTAACGCAGATAAATTAAGCATTTGTCAAGTGGATGTCGGCCAAGAAACACTGCAAATCGTGTGCGGTGCACCAAATGTAGATCAAGGTCAATATGTAGTGGTTGCGAAAGTCGGTGCAGTGATGCCTAGTGGCTTGGTGATCAAAGATGCTGAGCTAAGAGGTGTTGCTTCAAGCGGAATGATCTGTTCAGCAAAAGAATTAGGTCTTCCTGATGCACCATCTGAAAAAGGAATCCTTGTACTAGAAGGAAGTTATGAAGCTGGAGAGCCTTTTGAAGGGTAA